In one Granulicella cerasi genomic region, the following are encoded:
- a CDS encoding glycoside hydrolase family 31 protein, with protein sequence MKNFLRTMLCLSLVPVAAAQHSVPRATEGTAERYDSTAAAAAAVVFDHARFTVLTPQLIRLEWSADGTFEDRASFTFLNRHLAVPKFSQQLTGSGDTRTLTIDTGALKLTYQPAKGDEGFTSANLSIALDVNGKSVSWKPGMAPSGNLLGTARTLDGVKGDDVKLEQGLLSRDGWTLVDDSSRLLFDSADFSMSKGLASNWPWFAQRKPGKRVDWYFFGYGHEYAREMGDYVRVAGRIPLPPRYAFGMWWSRYWAYSDQELNELVSGFRSRNLPLDVLVIDMDWHIAVRGNEQDPSGHRKGWTGYTWNKNLFPEPELFLHRLHEEGVHATLNLHPASGVQTFEAPYAEMARAMGQTDGKYVPFQITDRKFAENYFDILHHPLEKQGIDFWWLDWQQEAHTDVAGVDPTFWLNYLHFTDQEREGKRPMLFHRWGGLGNHRYQIGFSGDTISKWESLAFQPNFTATAANVGYAYWSHDIGGHMPGAIEPELYLRWLQFGAFSPILRTHTTKNPEAERRVWAYPEPYSDIMEATLRQRAAWIPYIYTEARRTYDTGVAFLRPLYYSWPEQNEAYDAKNEFLFGDNVIVAPVTSPVDSVSGLAQESLWLPQGEWIEQSSGRHLQGGARMTREYSLEQTPVFMRPGTIVPMQPPMLHVGEKAVDPLIVRVAALDDKQQSSYSLYEDSSEGRGYEDAAYTRTELSASREGAVTTLVVHAAKGSYVGMVRSRAIQLELPGDWPPTAVSVNGKRQELVRDPKASGWRFEGNTLTTIVLTDSFSTAHDVTIRVERDPKLVAQSSLLDGFAGKMVDLRRAYAQMNDIWPVNDLVAASQTGDRIGYRPEQALQEVKALPGLITSAQRGVEEFAVREDKDWKVAPKPKDDEDAAAQHRKQAANQVRLKRARAALVAAAKN encoded by the coding sequence GTGAAGAATTTCCTGCGCACCATGCTGTGCCTGTCGCTTGTCCCCGTCGCCGCCGCGCAGCACTCTGTACCGCGTGCCACTGAAGGCACTGCCGAACGTTATGATTCGACCGCGGCCGCAGCGGCCGCGGTGGTGTTCGACCACGCACGCTTCACCGTGTTGACGCCGCAGCTGATCCGCCTGGAGTGGTCAGCAGATGGCACCTTCGAAGACCGCGCGTCGTTCACCTTTCTCAACCGCCATCTCGCGGTGCCGAAGTTTTCACAGCAGCTGACGGGCAGCGGTGACACGCGCACACTGACGATCGACACAGGCGCACTGAAGCTGACCTATCAGCCCGCAAAGGGGGACGAAGGCTTCACCAGCGCAAACCTTTCCATCGCGCTCGACGTAAATGGGAAGTCGGTCTCCTGGAAGCCCGGCATGGCGCCCAGTGGCAATCTGCTGGGTACGGCACGCACGCTCGATGGGGTGAAGGGCGATGACGTAAAGCTGGAGCAGGGGCTGCTCTCACGCGATGGCTGGACGTTGGTCGATGACTCCTCGCGCCTGCTCTTTGACTCTGCGGATTTCTCGATGAGCAAGGGCCTCGCCAGCAACTGGCCGTGGTTTGCGCAGCGCAAGCCCGGCAAGCGTGTGGACTGGTACTTCTTCGGCTACGGCCATGAGTACGCGCGCGAGATGGGCGATTACGTTCGCGTGGCCGGACGCATCCCGCTGCCGCCACGCTACGCTTTCGGCATGTGGTGGTCGCGCTACTGGGCGTATAGCGATCAGGAGTTGAACGAACTTGTCAGCGGTTTCCGCTCGCGCAACCTGCCGCTGGATGTACTCGTCATCGACATGGACTGGCACATCGCCGTGCGTGGCAATGAGCAGGACCCGTCGGGCCACCGGAAGGGCTGGACCGGCTACACCTGGAACAAGAACCTCTTCCCCGAACCGGAGTTGTTCCTGCATCGCCTGCATGAGGAAGGCGTGCACGCGACGCTGAATCTTCATCCGGCGTCGGGTGTGCAGACCTTCGAGGCTCCGTACGCGGAGATGGCGCGCGCCATGGGCCAGACCGACGGCAAGTACGTGCCGTTCCAGATCACGGACCGCAAGTTTGCCGAGAACTACTTCGACATCCTGCATCATCCGCTGGAGAAGCAGGGCATCGATTTCTGGTGGCTCGACTGGCAGCAGGAAGCGCATACGGATGTGGCCGGGGTGGATCCGACCTTCTGGCTGAACTATCTTCACTTCACCGACCAGGAGCGCGAGGGCAAGCGCCCGATGCTCTTCCATCGCTGGGGTGGTCTCGGCAACCATCGCTACCAGATCGGCTTCTCCGGCGACACCATCTCGAAGTGGGAGTCGCTGGCCTTTCAGCCGAACTTCACAGCAACCGCAGCGAACGTCGGCTATGCGTACTGGAGCCACGACATCGGCGGCCACATGCCCGGTGCGATTGAGCCGGAGTTGTATCTGCGCTGGCTGCAGTTCGGCGCGTTCAGCCCCATCCTGCGCACGCACACCACAAAGAACCCGGAGGCCGAGCGCCGCGTGTGGGCGTATCCGGAGCCGTACAGCGACATCATGGAAGCGACGTTGCGCCAGCGCGCTGCATGGATCCCTTACATCTACACGGAGGCACGACGCACATACGACACCGGCGTGGCGTTCCTGCGGCCGCTGTACTACTCCTGGCCGGAGCAGAACGAGGCTTACGACGCGAAGAACGAGTTTCTCTTCGGCGACAACGTCATCGTGGCGCCGGTCACCTCGCCGGTCGACAGTGTCTCCGGGCTTGCTCAGGAGAGCCTCTGGCTGCCGCAGGGTGAGTGGATCGAGCAGTCCAGCGGCAGGCACCTGCAGGGCGGCGCGCGGATGACGCGCGAGTACTCTCTTGAGCAGACGCCGGTCTTCATGCGTCCCGGAACGATCGTGCCCATGCAGCCGCCGATGCTGCACGTGGGCGAGAAGGCCGTGGACCCGCTGATTGTCCGCGTGGCCGCGCTCGACGACAAGCAGCAGAGCAGCTACTCACTCTATGAGGATTCGAGCGAGGGCCGCGGCTACGAAGACGCCGCCTATACACGCACAGAGTTGTCTGCCTCGCGCGAGGGTGCGGTCACTACGCTCGTCGTTCATGCGGCGAAGGGGAGCTATGTTGGCATGGTGCGCTCGCGTGCGATCCAGCTCGAGCTGCCGGGCGACTGGCCGCCGACTGCGGTGAGCGTCAACGGCAAGCGCCAGGAGCTCGTACGCGATCCGAAGGCCAGTGGCTGGCGTTTCGAAGGCAACACGCTGACGACGATCGTGCTCACCGATTCCTTCTCGACCGCGCACGACGTGACGATCCGTGTGGAGCGCGATCCGAAGCTCGTCGCGCAGTCTTCGCTGCTCGATGGCTTTGCGGGAAAGATGGTCGACCTGCGCCGAGCCTATGCGCAGATGAACGATATCTGGCCGGTGAATGATCTGGTCGCGGCCTCGCAGACGGGGGACCGCATCGGCTATCGACCGGAGCAGGCGCTACAGGAGGTGAAGGCCTTGCCGGGTCTCATCACCAGCGCACAGCGAGGTGTGGAGGAGTTCGCGGTGCGCGAAGACAAGGACTGGAAGGTCGCGCCGAAGCCAAAGGATGACGAAGATGCCGCAGCACAGCATCGCAAGCAGGCTGCGAACCAGGTTCGCCTGAAGCGCGCGCGTGCAGCGCTGGTGGCTGCTGCGAAGAACTAA
- a CDS encoding beta strand repeat-containing protein: protein MRKIVAAFLLTTAGLLSLAGCGNSAAPKITDTLTPSGTLALDAGQSVAFTAKVNNDSNNGGVTWQLLDSSGGQLTQQTSSSATYVAPATLTGQFIALVNAFPINAPQSSATTTINVFPALAATTPTIPSGRVAASYTYQFASTGGAAPVAWKVASGTLPAGLTLSSTGLLSGLPTVSGTFTFSVSVTDSATTPQSIQLFETLTIVAANLAITTVTLPNGLLNQPYSATLTSQYGTAPVTWALASGSAALPAGLTLSSAGVISGTPTAAGATTFSVQATDSSPTPLKASATFTITIYAPLAITTTSLPQGSVKNAYSQQLQSTGGQSPVTWSITSGTLPAGLTLSSTGLLSGTPTTPVSNAALTVKATDSFTPAQTASVNLNLTIVLSTLAITTTTVPSGTTGLPYSLQLASTGGNAPITWSLAAGSTLPAGLTLSPGGLISGTPSAVATTTFTVQATDTTPATVTQTYTMKVVAPSLLQIDTTSLPAGNIGTPYSATLSASLGTTPYTWTLYSGTLPSGFTLSAGGVISGNTFVGGTYSFTVAVTDSTGASVTKAFTIAIGSTLSGGTANGTLKGSYAFLVTGRPGSTTVGDGKVYARGILGSFNADGNGTLTGVVDLNDGSSGVQTAQTLSGTYAVNTDGRGLMTITIGAQSLVYAVALSSQTAGVAQYVALTGFDNSTGTGMQSSGYALAQTASAFAASTVKNSFVFGLSGESACSACGSSVKYGPVVAAGLFTADGTSAITSGTEDASAYGTNYSSLSLTGTFVAPSTTNGRGTLKFTYTGTQFTAAPVNYSYVIVNANQMLLLSIDTHTTSALLAGEARLQQYSSYAATTAFPSVSISYETQASGGDGATTFPTASNAILSALTYTSSGLGTFLVDANRAGTLTQSQSKSASFTVGVTGRVAMTITGALSQTIYLYGQGAGYGIDLSTTSTYPALVRYELQVPSTTSQMPLDSGIFAVATPTIPVAAPLDSGISTWSFSSGSVNGLVTGKIANVLDTSVPAGTLSTAQSSSATYTEDLTGRLLFTTSSTSSAIGYAITGTRAVSIPTASAATPIVSTYQK, encoded by the coding sequence ATGCGTAAGATCGTCGCAGCTTTTCTGCTCACCACGGCCGGCCTCCTCTCTCTCGCGGGCTGCGGGAACTCCGCGGCCCCGAAGATTACGGACACGCTCACGCCCTCGGGCACGCTGGCACTCGATGCCGGGCAGAGCGTCGCCTTCACTGCGAAGGTGAATAACGACAGCAACAACGGTGGCGTGACGTGGCAGCTGCTCGACAGCTCCGGCGGCCAGTTGACCCAGCAGACCTCAAGCTCCGCGACCTACGTGGCGCCCGCGACGCTCACCGGGCAGTTCATCGCATTGGTGAACGCGTTCCCGATCAATGCACCGCAGTCCTCCGCGACAACGACGATCAACGTCTTCCCTGCGCTCGCCGCGACGACACCGACGATCCCCTCCGGTCGCGTCGCCGCTTCGTACACCTATCAGTTTGCGTCAACAGGCGGAGCCGCACCTGTGGCCTGGAAGGTCGCGTCCGGTACGCTGCCCGCAGGGCTCACGCTTTCGAGCACAGGTCTGCTCTCGGGCCTTCCCACCGTTTCGGGCACCTTCACCTTCTCGGTCAGCGTGACCGACTCGGCGACCACGCCGCAGAGCATCCAACTCTTTGAGACACTGACGATCGTTGCGGCGAACCTCGCCATTACCACGGTGACGCTGCCCAATGGTCTGCTCAATCAGCCTTACAGCGCGACGCTGACCTCGCAGTATGGCACCGCGCCAGTCACCTGGGCTCTCGCCAGCGGCAGCGCAGCGCTGCCCGCAGGACTGACGCTTTCCTCTGCAGGCGTGATTTCCGGTACGCCGACCGCGGCAGGCGCCACGACCTTCAGCGTGCAGGCCACGGACTCCAGCCCCACGCCACTGAAGGCCAGCGCTACCTTCACCATCACCATTTACGCGCCGCTCGCCATCACGACGACCTCCCTGCCGCAGGGCTCGGTGAAGAACGCGTATTCGCAACAACTGCAGTCCACCGGCGGGCAGTCGCCGGTGACCTGGAGCATCACCTCAGGCACGCTGCCTGCGGGGCTCACGCTCAGTAGCACCGGCCTTCTCTCCGGCACGCCGACCACGCCGGTCAGCAACGCCGCGCTCACCGTGAAGGCGACGGACTCCTTCACCCCGGCGCAGACCGCCAGCGTCAACCTCAACCTCACCATCGTGCTGAGCACGCTCGCCATCACGACCACCACAGTTCCCTCGGGAACGACAGGCCTGCCGTATTCGCTGCAACTTGCCTCCACCGGCGGCAATGCACCGATTACCTGGTCGCTCGCGGCAGGCTCCACGCTACCGGCGGGGCTGACGCTTTCCCCCGGCGGCCTGATCTCCGGCACACCCTCGGCGGTTGCCACGACGACCTTCACGGTGCAGGCTACCGACACCACTCCCGCCACCGTAACCCAGACGTACACGATGAAGGTCGTTGCTCCATCGCTGCTGCAGATCGATACGACATCGCTGCCGGCTGGCAATATCGGAACGCCTTACTCTGCGACGCTCTCCGCCTCGCTCGGCACAACGCCCTATACGTGGACCCTCTACAGCGGCACGCTACCGAGCGGCTTCACACTCTCCGCAGGCGGCGTGATCTCCGGCAACACCTTCGTCGGCGGAACGTACAGCTTCACCGTGGCAGTTACCGACAGCACCGGCGCGAGCGTCACCAAGGCCTTCACCATCGCCATCGGAAGTACGCTCTCAGGTGGCACCGCGAACGGGACGCTGAAGGGCAGCTATGCCTTCCTCGTCACCGGCCGCCCGGGCAGCACGACGGTGGGCGATGGCAAGGTCTACGCCCGGGGCATCCTCGGCAGCTTCAACGCCGACGGCAACGGCACCCTCACCGGTGTGGTCGACCTCAACGATGGAAGCAGCGGCGTACAGACGGCCCAGACCCTCTCCGGCACCTATGCGGTGAACACCGATGGTCGTGGCCTGATGACCATCACGATCGGCGCACAGTCGCTGGTGTACGCGGTGGCGCTCTCCAGCCAGACGGCCGGCGTCGCGCAGTACGTCGCACTCACCGGCTTTGACAACTCCACCGGCACCGGCATGCAGAGCAGCGGCTACGCTCTCGCGCAAACGGCATCCGCCTTCGCTGCGAGCACGGTGAAGAACAGCTTCGTCTTCGGCCTTTCGGGCGAGTCCGCCTGCTCCGCCTGCGGCTCGTCGGTCAAGTATGGACCGGTCGTCGCAGCAGGACTCTTCACCGCCGACGGCACCTCCGCCATCACCTCGGGCACCGAGGACGCCTCAGCCTACGGCACCAACTACAGCAGCCTCAGCCTTACGGGAACCTTCGTCGCGCCCTCCACCACCAACGGTCGCGGCACGCTGAAGTTCACCTACACCGGCACGCAGTTCACCGCAGCGCCGGTGAACTACAGCTACGTCATCGTGAACGCCAACCAGATGCTGCTGCTCTCGATCGACACGCACACCACTTCGGCGCTGCTTGCCGGCGAAGCCCGCCTGCAGCAGTACTCCTCCTACGCCGCCACCACGGCCTTCCCTTCCGTCTCCATCAGCTACGAGACCCAGGCGAGCGGCGGCGATGGCGCAACGACCTTCCCCACGGCGTCGAACGCGATCCTCTCCGCGCTGACCTATACCTCGTCGGGCCTCGGCACCTTTCTGGTCGATGCCAATCGAGCGGGTACGTTGACGCAATCGCAGAGCAAGTCCGCGTCCTTCACCGTCGGCGTCACCGGCCGCGTCGCGATGACGATCACCGGCGCGCTCTCGCAGACCATCTATCTCTACGGACAGGGCGCAGGCTACGGCATCGACCTCTCGACCACAAGCACTTATCCTGCGCTGGTACGCTACGAGCTTCAGGTGCCCAGCACCACGTCGCAGATGCCGCTGGATTCCGGCATCTTTGCCGTGGCCACGCCGACGATTCCTGTGGCAGCACCGCTGGATTCCGGCATCTCCACCTGGAGCTTCTCCTCGGGCAGCGTGAACGGTCTCGTCACCGGCAAGATCGCCAACGTGCTCGATACCAGCGTCCCCGCAGGCACGCTGAGCACGGCGCAAAGCTCGTCGGCCACGTACACCGAAGACCTCACGGGCCGCCTGCTCTTCACCACCTCCAGCACCTCGAGCGCAATCGGCTACGCCATCACCGGCACACGCGCGGTGAGCATTCCCACCGCGTCCGCAGCGACGCCGATCGTCTCCACCTACCAGAAGTAA
- a CDS encoding DOMON domain-containing protein produces the protein MPISAQMVTGARMPGYADAFALSKDSGFTVQELTVTTPSGTMANVLEGGEQPTLTFLVHATGRGFDGEAHLRIVHYRTSVPAGDVWKPTVYRLEEDPGVAVELHLRAGGEQRVTVEPKIPAAYGGYALVLDVPERGRVFAATVARVIEPDAGRVQFPTYALDTDWPQNMNEGVYVVMQKLGIKGVRTGAGFNLPSDAAYKSEQARLERELGWAKKHDVTVMLTLGVGDLHSPIQPLGMGRPWLTPDGTMLKSKADLAWMPQFDGQFQQWTEELATQYGWPKGNLNAVEVWNEPWESISISGWGSDIPRYRTMYAHMAEGVLAARRKAGAQVLIGGTSSSSNARDKLFADGKDTFLPVFDFVSIHYQGLAADPSLQPEWVHRKGATGPVRVWDTESWIANSEDRVAGVLASMRAQGQSRTAGVYAGNVYESRNVKVGGEVFPVVQAYPTAAAIAAAQKFIGQRPFREILFRNGLPWVFVFGDREGRQEDGTLVVVGDLTKIYPRDRVLFRSVKLSENASLTLAANAATKLYDFYGNPVEAKDGAYTIPLDGHGFFLRSDGSAGSFARVVAALRKATMRGVEPVEFKVHDFTAPIASAPAVRIELTNVLNRPVHGTLSATVAGGEMGAGSVGVDLAADETKIVSLPVHGKAVPSNAYALHARFDAGADGAAEHDEMLHVNWIAKRTIHVDGDLKEWDGVLPQVLASEGIGANLTEKAYLPFMPTNDAADAKDAAPTVWTAYDDQNFYFAARIPDSTQDEGMIRFEKRDDDSYYYPELVKTADGNTLPWPNNVPRYSYRKHFDVPSGSGGHDNVQIAFNVLEKKPWLPYPAGTMPHFISYWDTDYEYALNPVAKQFGGGAEVWRLLAPGVPVKSYFPRQPKAAIDQGPVSGAQLVVRHDGNLRIVEASIPWTEMPAVHERILAGKTVKFSCRVNDNKGKSRELATERSVSKDNPPTFHDPWQTHWANELEFGAEK, from the coding sequence TTGCCGATTTCAGCCCAGATGGTCACCGGCGCACGCATGCCCGGGTACGCTGACGCCTTCGCGTTGAGCAAGGACAGCGGCTTCACCGTGCAGGAACTGACGGTGACCACGCCGTCGGGAACGATGGCCAATGTGCTGGAGGGCGGCGAGCAGCCGACGCTGACGTTCCTCGTGCACGCGACCGGCCGCGGCTTCGACGGCGAAGCGCACCTGCGCATCGTGCACTATCGCACCTCAGTGCCTGCCGGGGATGTGTGGAAGCCGACGGTGTATCGCCTGGAGGAAGACCCCGGCGTAGCGGTGGAGCTTCATCTGCGCGCCGGCGGTGAGCAACGTGTCACCGTTGAGCCGAAGATCCCCGCGGCCTACGGCGGCTACGCGCTGGTGCTCGACGTGCCCGAGCGTGGGCGGGTGTTCGCTGCGACGGTAGCGCGGGTCATTGAGCCGGACGCGGGACGTGTGCAGTTCCCGACGTACGCGCTGGACACGGACTGGCCGCAGAACATGAACGAAGGCGTTTACGTGGTGATGCAGAAGCTGGGCATCAAGGGCGTGCGCACGGGCGCGGGCTTCAATCTGCCGAGTGATGCGGCGTACAAGTCGGAGCAGGCACGGCTGGAGCGTGAACTCGGATGGGCGAAGAAGCATGATGTGACGGTGATGCTGACGCTCGGCGTGGGAGACCTGCACTCGCCGATACAACCGCTGGGCATGGGCAGGCCATGGCTGACGCCGGATGGCACGATGCTGAAGTCGAAGGCCGATCTCGCGTGGATGCCGCAGTTTGATGGGCAGTTCCAGCAGTGGACCGAAGAGCTTGCCACGCAATATGGCTGGCCGAAGGGCAACCTGAACGCGGTGGAGGTGTGGAACGAACCATGGGAGAGCATCTCTATCTCGGGCTGGGGCTCGGACATTCCGCGCTATCGAACGATGTATGCGCACATGGCCGAAGGCGTGCTCGCGGCGCGCAGGAAGGCTGGCGCGCAGGTCTTGATCGGTGGAACGTCGTCATCATCGAATGCGCGCGACAAGCTTTTTGCCGATGGCAAGGACACGTTTCTGCCGGTCTTTGACTTTGTGAGTATCCACTACCAGGGGTTGGCGGCGGACCCCAGTCTGCAGCCCGAGTGGGTGCATCGCAAGGGTGCCACCGGGCCGGTGCGTGTGTGGGACACCGAGAGCTGGATCGCGAACTCTGAGGACCGCGTTGCGGGCGTGCTGGCGTCTATGCGGGCGCAGGGGCAGAGCCGCACGGCGGGCGTGTATGCGGGCAACGTGTACGAGAGCCGCAATGTGAAGGTCGGCGGTGAGGTCTTCCCCGTGGTGCAGGCGTACCCGACTGCGGCGGCGATTGCGGCGGCGCAGAAGTTCATCGGGCAGCGGCCGTTTCGCGAGATCCTCTTCCGCAACGGTCTGCCATGGGTGTTTGTGTTTGGCGATCGCGAGGGGCGGCAGGAGGATGGAACGCTGGTGGTCGTGGGCGATCTGACGAAGATCTATCCGCGCGACCGCGTGCTCTTTCGCAGTGTGAAGCTGAGTGAGAACGCTTCGCTGACGCTGGCTGCGAACGCGGCGACGAAGCTCTATGACTTCTACGGCAACCCGGTGGAGGCGAAGGACGGCGCGTATACGATTCCGCTCGACGGGCATGGGTTCTTCCTGCGTAGCGATGGCTCTGCGGGTTCGTTTGCGCGCGTCGTGGCGGCGCTGCGCAAGGCCACGATGCGGGGCGTGGAGCCGGTGGAGTTCAAGGTGCATGACTTCACGGCGCCGATCGCGAGCGCGCCTGCGGTGCGCATCGAGTTGACGAATGTGTTGAATCGCCCGGTGCATGGAACGCTGTCGGCAACGGTCGCCGGCGGGGAGATGGGGGCGGGTTCCGTCGGTGTGGACCTGGCCGCGGATGAGACGAAGATCGTTTCGCTGCCGGTGCATGGCAAGGCGGTACCGAGCAACGCCTATGCGCTGCATGCGCGCTTTGACGCGGGTGCAGACGGCGCCGCCGAGCATGACGAGATGCTGCATGTGAACTGGATTGCGAAGCGGACGATTCATGTGGACGGCGACCTGAAGGAGTGGGACGGCGTGTTGCCGCAGGTGCTGGCCAGCGAGGGCATCGGCGCGAACCTGACGGAGAAGGCGTATCTGCCGTTCATGCCGACCAACGATGCGGCCGACGCGAAGGACGCCGCGCCCACTGTGTGGACCGCGTATGACGATCAAAACTTCTACTTCGCCGCGCGCATCCCGGACTCGACGCAGGATGAAGGGATGATCCGCTTTGAGAAGCGCGACGATGACAGCTACTACTATCCCGAGCTGGTGAAGACCGCAGACGGCAACACGTTGCCGTGGCCGAACAACGTGCCGCGCTACAGCTATCGCAAGCACTTCGATGTGCCCAGCGGATCGGGCGGGCATGACAATGTGCAGATCGCCTTCAATGTGCTGGAGAAGAAGCCGTGGCTGCCGTACCCCGCAGGCACGATGCCGCACTTCATCTCGTACTGGGACACGGACTACGAGTATGCGCTGAATCCGGTGGCGAAGCAGTTTGGCGGCGGCGCTGAGGTGTGGCGTCTGCTGGCGCCGGGCGTGCCGGTGAAGTCGTACTTCCCGCGTCAGCCGAAGGCGGCCATCGACCAGGGGCCGGTGAGCGGAGCGCAGCTTGTGGTGCGCCACGATGGCAACCTGCGCATCGTGGAAGCATCGATTCCGTGGACGGAGATGCCGGCGGTGCATGAGCGCATCCTCGCCGGCAAGACGGTGAAGTTCTCCTGCCGCGTGAATGACAACAAGGGCAAGTCGCGCGAGCTGGCGACGGAGCGCTCGGTTTCCAAGGACAACCCGCCGACGTTTCATGACCCTTGGCAGACGCACTGGGCCAACGAGCTGGAGTTCGGCGCGGAGAAGTAG
- the gluP gene encoding glucose/galactose MFS transporter, which translates to MTAPAPSNSLSLRASVVLVTSLFFTWGFLVSLNDVLVSAFRQVFHLSYSESTAVQLTFYLTCFAVSYPASRMVSRLGYRHALTVSLAVMACATLVFARASSHASFQLFLAALSLMAAGIAALQTAASPYVSLLGDASNAPSRYSLALAVNSLGSMLAPSFGAWAILPRLTASHAGSAGFRTPYLAIGAGLFALVIVVAVARLPDLRPAQASRQDVSYRALFQQRRLLFGVGAMFFYVGAEIAIGGLLINYLCLGSTLGATREHAAFLASLYNGGAMIGRFVGFPLLRRANPQRILAVLATTATLCVLLSVSSTGVTAAALMLAVGLCNSLMVPILVTSALDGLGPLIDAGSGLFVAALVGGALLPSVQGHIADAAGLRFSFLLPALCYLPSIFFGLKYKGRPQPLAASGPVLEG; encoded by the coding sequence ATGACTGCTCCTGCCCCCTCGAACTCGCTCTCGCTTCGCGCCTCCGTCGTGCTCGTCACCTCACTGTTCTTCACCTGGGGCTTCCTCGTCTCCCTGAACGATGTTCTCGTCAGCGCTTTTCGGCAGGTCTTTCATCTCAGCTACAGTGAATCCACCGCTGTTCAACTCACCTTCTACCTCACCTGCTTTGCGGTCTCCTACCCCGCAAGCCGGATGGTCTCACGCCTCGGGTATCGTCACGCGTTGACGGTGAGCCTTGCGGTGATGGCCTGCGCCACGCTCGTCTTTGCGCGCGCCTCCAGCCACGCGTCGTTCCAACTTTTTCTCGCCGCCCTCAGCCTTATGGCAGCGGGCATCGCCGCGTTGCAGACCGCGGCCTCGCCCTACGTCTCGCTGCTTGGAGATGCGTCCAACGCGCCCAGCCGCTACAGCCTTGCACTCGCCGTCAACTCACTTGGCTCCATGCTTGCACCGAGCTTCGGCGCATGGGCGATCCTGCCGCGCCTCACGGCTTCCCATGCAGGCTCGGCTGGATTTCGCACGCCGTATCTGGCGATCGGCGCGGGGCTGTTCGCTCTCGTCATCGTCGTCGCCGTGGCCAGGCTTCCTGATCTGCGCCCCGCACAGGCCTCACGCCAGGACGTAAGCTATCGCGCACTCTTCCAGCAACGTCGCCTGCTCTTTGGCGTCGGCGCCATGTTCTTCTATGTCGGCGCGGAGATCGCGATCGGCGGTCTATTGATCAACTATCTCTGCCTCGGCTCCACGCTCGGAGCGACGCGAGAACATGCGGCGTTCCTCGCCTCGCTGTACAACGGCGGGGCCATGATCGGCCGCTTCGTGGGATTCCCGTTGCTACGCCGCGCTAACCCACAGCGCATCCTCGCCGTTCTCGCCACCACGGCTACGCTCTGCGTCCTGCTGTCGGTAAGCTCCACGGGCGTCACGGCCGCAGCGTTGATGCTCGCCGTCGGCCTTTGCAACTCGCTTATGGTGCCGATCCTCGTCACCAGCGCGCTCGACGGCCTCGGTCCGCTGATCGACGCCGGCTCTGGCCTGTTCGTCGCGGCGCTCGTCGGCGGTGCTTTGCTGCCGTCCGTGCAAGGCCACATCGCCGATGCAGCAGGACTGCGCTTCTCGTTCCTTCTGCCCGCACTCTGCTATCTGCCGTCGATCTTCTTCGGCCTGAAGTACAAAGGCCGCCCGCAGCCTCTCGCTGCGAGCGGCCCCGTGCTCGAGGGTTAG